CATTATCAACAAATCCCAAAAAGTTTGTTTTATGGCTTTTTATGGTGAGTATTATAATGCTGTTTGCCGGTTTGACCAGCGCCTATATTGTCAGACGGCTGGAAGGTAACTGGCTTCAGTTTGAATTGCCAGGTATTTTTTGGGTCAATACAGTTGTTTTATTATTGAGCAGTGCAACAATACATTGGGCATATTTATCTGCAAAGAGAAATAATTTGAATGATCTGAAAATTTCTCTTATTTTTACAACCGTTTTAGGAATGGGCTTTCTTTACGGTCAATTTGCCGGGTGGCAGGACCTGGTTGAAATAGGGGTCTATTTAGTTGGAAACCCTTCCGGTTCGTTTATGTATGTATTTACCGGAGTGCATGGATTTCATCTGATTACAGGTATTATTTTTCTAATCGTAGTTTTGATCTTGTCTGTTCAATATAAAGTCCATTCCAAATCTATGCTTAGCATAGAAATGTGTGCAACCTATTGGCATTTTTTAGATGGACTTTGGTTGTATTTGTTTGTTTTTTTGTTAATTAGCAGGTGAAACTAATAACCGTTATAACTAAAAGATACAAATATGTCAACAGCAACAACAATCGCACATCCTAAACATGGCCTTTGGGATGGCGGCATGTCACCTTTCAAGGTAAGCTTTGGAAAACTGTTCATGTGGTTATTCCTGCTTTCTGATGCTTTTACATTTTCGGCTCTATTAGTTTCATACGGTATAGGACGGTTTAGTTACAATGCTTATGAAGGAGTGTTAAAGGATTTCATTCCATCTGTAAATTATTGGCCGCTCCCCGACCAGATCTTTGATGCTATTCCATTTTTTCACGGTATTTCTTTACCGTTAGCATTTGTAGGAATGATGACATTCATACTTATTATGAGCAGTATCACGATGGTCCTGGCAGTAGAAGCAGGGCACAGGAATCATAAAGAAGATGCCCAAAAATGGATGCTGTGGACTATATTGGGAGGAATTACCTTTTTATCATGCCAGGCATGGGAGTGGACACACTTTATAATGGGTATTGATGGTGTGTATGCCTCTTTATCTTCTAATCCTTACGGGCCGCCTTTATTTGCAGATTTCTTTTTCTTCATCACTGGTTTTCATGGTTCGCATGTTTTAAGTGGCGTTGTGATCAATATTATAGTTTACTACAACATAGTTCAGGGAACTTATGACCGGCTCGGTAATTATGAAATGGTAGAAAAGGTAGGACTTTACTGGCACTTTGTGGATCTTGTGTGGGTTTTTGTTTTTACATTTTTTTATTTGGTATAAACAAATGAGAAATTTTTACTTTGATCTGGCTAAGATATGTTTTGGTGTTGGATTTTATGGAGCCGTTTCAAAAATACAAAACCTTTATATAGCAATAATAATAGCAATAATTAGTTTGGTAATGTGTCTAATATTTGCTATCATTGCATATAATCGTAAAAAGGAGGATTAATATGGCAGCAATAATATTATTAACAGGGACTATTATTTTTGGTGTCTTGTTTTTCTTTTTTACCAGAAGATATCCCCGTAAAGAGACTCAAGATAAAAAATCTTAAACATTTTTTTTTTAATCATGGAAGTATTAATAAAAGCATTAACAGAAGCATTACCTGTTATAATATTATTGGGAGGGATGATAATCTTTGGTATCTTGTTTCATTTTTTTACCAAAAAGCATCCTAGAGAAACCGATGCTAAATAATAGTGCATCAAGCATAAGTCAGGTAGATGTTGAGCTTGCTCTTTGCCGTATGCTTTATGCATAAATTTTGTGTGAAATATATTAGTATCGGTTAATTTACAAATAAAAACAAAAAACAAAACTCAAAAATTTATGGAAGCAACAGCAACACAACCGCAGCCTCAACCTCAAGCCAAAGAAGCCGATAAAACTGCGATCAAAAGACTCTGGAGGGTCTTTTGGATATTATTAATTATTACTTTGTTAGAGGTGGCCTGGGCTTACACGAATGTATCCACCGTACCAAAGGTCGGCTTATTTGTAATATTAACCCTTGTAAAAGCATTCTACATCGTAGGAGAATTTATGCACCTCAGGCACGAGGTAAAACAACTGGGCTGGACTATCGTACTTCCAATGTTGTTTATTGCCTGGCTGCTTGTTGCTCTGCTGGTTGAAGGAGACAGCATTTTTAAAGTGGTTTTTGGAGGATAAAATCAGTAGACAGTAGACAAAGACCTGATTATTAAATTAAAAAAGGAGTTTAAAAAATGATAGTATTTATATTTGCTACTCTTATTGGTTTATGTCTAATTATACCTGATAGTATAATGGCATACCATTATTTTAAAGAAAAATATTGATCTGACAAAAAATAATTATAGTTAATCAATGAGATCCTATTTTAAGTTCGGGATGCTATTTATCCTGATACTCTTGCCTGTTTTATTTTATCTTTTTTTTCATGCTTTTGGTGAAAATAATTTTAGTCTTAGGATATATTATCCTCGTGGGGTTGATACGGTATTAGTGAACGGTAATCCCAGGATTGACAGCGTATATCACACAGTGCCCGATTTTAATTTAATTTCTCAAACAGGAGAAATAGTTACTCAAAAAAACCTTGAAGGTAAAATATACGTTGCCGATTTCTTTTTTACACGCTGCCCAAGTATCTGCCCTGTTATGACTTCTGAATTAACAAGGGTTGCTGAAGTTTTTGCAGATAACCCGGATATTAAAATTATCTCTCATACTGTAGACCCTGAATATGATACGGTGGAGGTATTGAGAGATTATGCAGCAAGATATAATGCCGATCCGGACCAGTGGCATTTTGTTACTGGCGGAAAAAAAGAGATTTATGACCTTGCCAGGAAAGGATATTTCATCGCTGCCAAAGAAGGCGATACTGGCCCT
This DNA window, taken from Cytophagales bacterium, encodes the following:
- a CDS encoding cytochrome oxidase subunit III; this encodes MNFQTETIKQAKKPLSTNPKKFVLWLFMVSIIMLFAGLTSAYIVRRLEGNWLQFELPGIFWVNTVVLLLSSATIHWAYLSAKRNNLNDLKISLIFTTVLGMGFLYGQFAGWQDLVEIGVYLVGNPSGSFMYVFTGVHGFHLITGIIFLIVVLILSVQYKVHSKSMLSIEMCATYWHFLDGLWLYLFVFLLISR
- a CDS encoding cytochrome oxidase subunit III, which codes for MSTATTIAHPKHGLWDGGMSPFKVSFGKLFMWLFLLSDAFTFSALLVSYGIGRFSYNAYEGVLKDFIPSVNYWPLPDQIFDAIPFFHGISLPLAFVGMMTFILIMSSITMVLAVEAGHRNHKEDAQKWMLWTILGGITFLSCQAWEWTHFIMGIDGVYASLSSNPYGPPLFADFFFFITGFHGSHVLSGVVINIIVYYNIVQGTYDRLGNYEMVEKVGLYWHFVDLVWVFVFTFFYLV
- a CDS encoding cytochrome C oxidase subunit IV family protein encodes the protein MEATATQPQPQPQAKEADKTAIKRLWRVFWILLIITLLEVAWAYTNVSTVPKVGLFVILTLVKAFYIVGEFMHLRHEVKQLGWTIVLPMLFIAWLLVALLVEGDSIFKVVFGG
- a CDS encoding SCO family protein, whose protein sequence is MRSYFKFGMLFILILLPVLFYLFFHAFGENNFSLRIYYPRGVDTVLVNGNPRIDSVYHTVPDFNLISQTGEIVTQKNLEGKIYVADFFFTRCPSICPVMTSELTRVAEVFADNPDIKIISHTVDPEYDTVEVLRDYAARYNADPDQWHFVTGGKKEIYDLARKGYFIAAKEGDTGPVDFIHSQRFVLVDKEKRIRGYYDGTDKKDVDRLITEIGVLLINNKER